A window from Streptomyces sp. NBC_00335 encodes these proteins:
- a CDS encoding inositol-3-phosphate synthase, producing the protein MGSVRVAIVGVGNCAASLVQGVEYYKDADPAAKVPGLMHVQFGDYHVSDIEFVAAFDVDAKKVGLDLSDAIGASENNTIKICDVPSAGVTVQRGHTLDGLGKYYRETIEESAETPVDIVQTLLDRQVDVLICYLPVGSEAAAKFYAQCAIDAKVAFVNALPVFIAGTKEWADKFTEAGVPIVGDDIKSQVGATITHRVMAKLFEDRGVRLERTMQLNVGGNMDFKNMLERDRLESKKISKTQAVTSQIPDRELGEKNVHIGPSDYVAWLDDRKWAYVRLEGRAFGDVPLNLEYKLEVWDSPNSAGVIIDALRAAKIAKDRGIGGPILSASSYFMKSPPVQYFDDEAYANVEKFIKGEVER; encoded by the coding sequence GTCGAGTACTACAAGGACGCCGACCCGGCGGCCAAGGTCCCCGGTCTGATGCACGTCCAGTTCGGCGACTACCACGTGAGCGACATCGAGTTCGTCGCCGCGTTCGACGTCGACGCGAAGAAGGTCGGCCTCGACCTTTCGGACGCCATCGGCGCCAGCGAGAACAACACCATCAAGATCTGTGACGTCCCGAGTGCGGGCGTGACCGTTCAGCGCGGCCACACCCTGGACGGTCTGGGCAAGTACTACCGCGAGACGATCGAGGAGTCGGCCGAGACCCCGGTCGACATCGTCCAGACCCTTCTGGACCGCCAGGTCGACGTCCTGATCTGCTACCTGCCGGTCGGTTCCGAGGCTGCGGCGAAGTTCTACGCCCAGTGCGCCATCGACGCCAAGGTCGCCTTCGTCAACGCCCTCCCGGTCTTCATCGCCGGCACCAAGGAGTGGGCCGACAAGTTCACCGAGGCCGGTGTCCCGATCGTCGGCGACGACATCAAGTCGCAGGTCGGCGCCACCATCACGCACCGTGTGATGGCGAAGCTGTTCGAAGACCGCGGGGTCCGTCTTGAGCGCACCATGCAGCTCAACGTCGGCGGCAACATGGACTTCAAGAACATGCTCGAGCGCGACCGCCTCGAGTCGAAGAAGATCTCCAAGACTCAGGCCGTCACCTCGCAGATCCCCGACCGCGAGCTCGGCGAGAAGAACGTCCACATCGGCCCGTCCGACTACGTGGCGTGGCTCGACGACCGCAAGTGGGCCTACGTCCGCCTCGAAGGCCGCGCCTTCGGTGACGTCCCGCTGAACCTCGAGTACAAGCTCGAGGTGTGGGACTCCCCGAACTCCGCCGGTGTCATCATCGACGCCCTGCGCGCCGCGAAGATCGCCAAGGACCGGGGCATCGGTGGCCCGATCCTGTCGGCTTCGAGCTACTTCATGAAGTCCCCGCCGGTGCAGTACTTCGACGACGAGGCTTACGCGAACGTCGAGAAGTTCATCAAGGGCGAGGTCGAGCGCTAG